One Malus domestica chromosome 11, GDT2T_hap1 genomic region harbors:
- the LOC103423201 gene encoding serine--glyoxylate aminotransferase: protein MDYVYGPGRNHLFVPGPVNIPEAVLRSMNRNNEDYRSPAVPAMTKTLLEDVKKIFKTTTGTPFLIPTTGTGAWESALTNTLSPGDRTVSFLIGQFSLLWIDQQQRLKFNVDVVESEWGQGANLDILESKIAEDTAHTIKAICIVHNETATGVTNNLAKVRKILDNYRHPALFLVDGVSSICAIDFRMDEWGVDVALTGSQKALSLPTGIGIVCASPKALEASKTAKSVRVFFDWNDYLKFYKLGTYWPYTPSIQLLYGLRTALDLLFEEGLDNVIARHSRLGKATRLAVEAWGLKNCTQREEWVSDTVTAVLVPPHIDSTEIVKRAWKRYNLSLGLGLNKVAGKVFRIGHLGNLNELQLLGCLAGVEMVLRDVGYPVKLGSGVAAASAYLQNNTPLIPSRI from the exons ATGGACTACGTTTATGGACCAGGAAGGAACCATCTCTTTGTTCCAGGCCCGGTCAATATTCCGGAGGCAGTCCTTCGGTCCATGAACAGAAACAATGAGGATTACCGTTCTCCTGCTGTTCCAGCAATGACCAAAACTCTGCTCGAGGATGTGAAGAAGATTTTCAAAACTACAACTGGAACTCCATTTTTGATCCCTACCACAG GCACTGGTGCATGGGAGAGTGCACTTACAAACACATTATCTCCGGGAGACCGGACTGTATCTTTCCTGATTGGCCAATTCAGTTTGCTATGGATTGATCAGCAGCAGCGCCTCAAGTTCAATGTGGATGTCGTAGAAAGTGAATGGGGCCAAGGTGCCAACCTCGACATTCTAGAATCAAAAATTGCAGAAGATACCGCCCACACCATAAAGGCAATATGCATTGTTCACAATGAAACAGCCACTGGAGTCACCAACAACTTGGCTAAAGTCAGAAAAATACTTG ATAACTACAGGCATCCGGCTCTCTTCCTTGTCGATGGAGTATCTTCCATATGTGCTATTGATTTCCGTATGGACGAGTGGGGGGTCGATGTGGCTTTAACTGGGTCTCAGAAAGCTCTTTCCCTCCCCACTGGGATTGGGATTGTGTGTGCAAGCCCCAAAGCTCTGGAGGCATCTAAAACTGCAAAGTCCGTGAGAGTTTTCTTTGACTGGAATGATTACTTGAAGTTCTATAAGTTGGGAACATACTGGCCATACACCCCTTCCATCCAGTTGCTGTATGGGCTACGTACAGCACTCGATCTTCTTTTTGAGGAAGGACTTGACAATGTGATTGCAAGGCATAGCCGTTTGGGCAAAGCAACAAG GCTTGCTGTGGAGGCTTGGGGCTTGAAGAATTGCACCCAAAGGGAGGAATGGGTGAGTGACACAGTGACTGCTGTGCTTGTTCCTCCACACATTGACAGTACCGAAATTGTGAAACGGGCATGGAAAAGGTACAATTTGAGCTTAGGCCTAGGCCTGAACAAAGTGGCCGGCAAGGTTTTCCGAATAGGGCATCTTGGCAACCTGAATGAG TTGCAACTGTTGGGTTGTCTCGCTGGTGTGGAGATGGTGCTTAGGGATGTCGGATACCCAGTGAAGCTCGGAAGCGGAGTTGCAGCTGCCAGTGCATACTTGCAGAACAATACCCCTCTGATCCCTTCCCGGATCTGA